The proteins below come from a single Pedobacter aquae genomic window:
- a CDS encoding heparinase II/III domain-containing protein yields the protein MKKLLLAIFFIASLQQVVAQNLLSGKYNTEALKKLLISQSTWKPFPKIQERQEWAKANQVNLKDNLAKAETYLNYSWPSIPATVSLLIERTGDREEYQNISFKKREVLLTLLFAEIYENKGRFTDQIIDGIWSISEESFWGVSAHLPKKKENSGLVDVSEPFVDLFAAETATLLSWIDYYLAEKLDKVSPQIRKRIYFEINQRVLTPLMTKNHGFMGNNADGRRPNNWNPWICSNWLNTVLLIEKNEDKRAEAVHKILSVLDNFLNPYPLDGGCDEGPGYWGAAAASLYDNLSLLNLATNNAFSYTYQDEKVKNMAAFIYKAQISETYFINFADANPKPSMDAPMIYRFGKAINDENMKRFGAYYYKPGTKVSRFHIFRNFFELFLDEELKNVPKQLPLPKSVWLPETEVMLARDKAGSTKGFTLAAKGGHNDESHNHNDIGNFIVYVDGNPLLIDVGSGTYTRRTFSDDRYDIWFNASNYHNTPTVNGCVQSPGKDFKATDLSFADDKSKAVFALDIAKSYPKEAGLISWKRAITLNRGKNIQIKDTYQLKAEGGFINHLMTCYPAEVKSPGLIIIKYEKDGVKKDFAIQYEASLLNASIEKVKLGIPEDKSVKRNWGDHIYRINLSLIKPSAAGTLNLMVKEAKL from the coding sequence ATGAAAAAATTATTACTTGCTATTTTTTTCATAGCAAGCTTGCAACAAGTAGTTGCCCAAAATTTACTTAGTGGCAAATACAATACGGAAGCTTTAAAGAAGTTACTCATCTCGCAATCTACATGGAAACCATTTCCCAAAATTCAAGAGCGCCAAGAATGGGCTAAAGCAAATCAGGTGAATTTAAAAGATAACCTGGCGAAAGCAGAAACCTATCTCAATTACTCGTGGCCTTCTATACCTGCTACGGTTTCTTTATTGATAGAAAGAACTGGCGATAGGGAAGAATACCAAAATATAAGTTTCAAAAAACGAGAGGTGTTATTGACATTGTTGTTTGCTGAGATTTATGAAAATAAAGGTCGCTTTACAGATCAAATCATTGATGGTATTTGGTCTATTAGCGAAGAATCTTTCTGGGGAGTATCCGCTCATTTACCAAAGAAAAAGGAAAATTCTGGCTTGGTTGATGTGTCTGAACCGTTTGTTGATTTATTTGCAGCAGAAACCGCAACCTTACTTTCTTGGATTGATTACTACCTGGCAGAAAAACTCGATAAAGTTTCACCGCAAATAAGAAAGCGTATTTATTTTGAGATTAATCAAAGAGTTTTAACTCCATTAATGACAAAAAATCATGGGTTTATGGGGAATAATGCCGACGGTAGAAGACCTAATAACTGGAATCCATGGATTTGCTCTAACTGGTTAAATACAGTTTTATTGATAGAAAAGAATGAAGATAAAAGAGCAGAAGCTGTACATAAGATCTTAAGTGTTTTAGATAATTTCTTAAATCCATATCCTTTAGATGGCGGTTGCGATGAAGGCCCAGGCTATTGGGGTGCTGCCGCAGCATCTTTGTATGATAACCTTTCTCTTTTAAACTTAGCCACCAATAATGCTTTTAGCTATACTTATCAGGATGAAAAGGTGAAGAATATGGCTGCGTTTATTTATAAAGCACAAATTAGTGAAACCTATTTTATCAATTTTGCTGATGCGAACCCAAAACCGAGTATGGATGCTCCTATGATTTATCGTTTTGGGAAAGCCATAAACGATGAAAATATGAAGAGATTTGGAGCCTATTATTACAAACCAGGCACCAAAGTTTCTAGATTTCATATCTTTAGAAATTTCTTTGAACTTTTCTTAGATGAAGAATTAAAGAATGTACCTAAACAGCTTCCGCTTCCTAAAAGTGTTTGGTTGCCAGAAACCGAGGTAATGCTAGCTCGTGATAAAGCGGGCAGCACCAAAGGATTTACCCTTGCCGCAAAAGGCGGCCATAATGATGAAAGCCATAACCATAATGATATTGGTAATTTTATTGTTTATGTTGATGGAAATCCTTTATTGATAGACGTAGGAAGCGGTACTTATACCAGAAGAACTTTCTCTGATGATAGGTATGACATTTGGTTTAATGCTTCCAATTACCATAACACCCCAACTGTAAATGGTTGTGTACAAAGTCCGGGTAAAGATTTTAAAGCCACAGATTTAAGCTTTGCAGATGATAAATCAAAAGCTGTTTTCGCTTTAGATATTGCTAAATCTTACCCTAAAGAAGCTGGTTTAATAAGTTGGAAAAGGGCTATTACCTTAAATAGAGGGAAAAATATCCAGATTAAAGATACTTATCAATTAAAAGCTGAGGGTGGTTTTATCAATCATTTAATGACTTGTTATCCGGCAGAAGTAAAATCGCCTGGCTTAATCATCATCAAATATGAAAAAGATGGTGTTAAGAAAGATTTTGCCATCCAATACGAGGCTTCTTTATTAAACGCTAGCATAGAAAAAGTAAAATTAGGTATCCCAGAAGATAAAAGCGTAAAACGTAATTGGGGAGATCATATTTACCGTATCAACCTTAGTTTAATAAAGCCATCAGCAGCAGGCACTCTTAATTTGATGGTAAAAGAAGCTAAGCTTTAA
- a CDS encoding ATP-binding cassette domain-containing protein, with the protein MSVKVSGLFKIYGVQKAVNGISFEAFPGRVLGFLGPNGAGKSTTMKILTGYLPQTSGNASVCGFDVNTHTLDAKKHIGYLPESNPLYPEMYVKEFLTFVCDIHQIKNIKKRIQEVIQLTGLGPEQHKKIGQLSKGYKQRVGLAQAIIHDPEVLILDEPTSGLDPNQLIEIRKLIKDLGKTKTVILSTHIMQEVEAICDDVIIINKGKIVANDRLETLLQKHHTQNIEPIFVALTKEN; encoded by the coding sequence ATGTCTGTAAAGGTATCGGGTTTATTTAAAATTTACGGCGTTCAAAAAGCGGTTAACGGAATTTCTTTTGAGGCTTTCCCTGGAAGGGTATTGGGTTTTCTTGGGCCTAATGGTGCAGGTAAATCTACAACCATGAAAATTTTAACAGGTTATTTACCCCAAACCTCCGGAAATGCTAGTGTTTGTGGTTTTGATGTAAATACCCATACCCTTGATGCTAAAAAGCATATCGGTTATTTGCCAGAAAGTAATCCTTTATATCCAGAAATGTATGTAAAAGAGTTTCTGACCTTTGTTTGCGATATTCATCAAATAAAAAATATTAAAAAACGTATTCAGGAAGTTATACAGCTTACAGGTTTAGGGCCAGAGCAGCATAAGAAAATTGGCCAGCTATCAAAAGGGTATAAACAAAGGGTTGGCTTGGCACAAGCTATCATTCATGATCCTGAAGTACTTATTTTAGATGAACCAACATCGGGCCTAGACCCAAACCAACTCATAGAAATTAGAAAGTTGATTAAAGATTTAGGGAAAACTAAAACCGTTATCTTATCAACCCATATTATGCAAGAAGTAGAGGCCATTTGTGACGATGTCATCATCATCAATAAAGGTAAAATTGTGGCTAACGACCGTTTAGAAACACTATTACAAAAGCATCATACCCAAAATATTGAACCTATATTTGTGGCTTTAACCAAAGAGAATTAA
- the gldF gene encoding gliding motility-associated ABC transporter permease subunit GldF, giving the protein MLTIFIKELNSYFSSLVAYITIVIFLTAMGLFLWLFPDTSILEYGYAGLDSLFNIAPYLFMFLIPAITMRSLAEEKKEGTFELLATKPLTDWQIVLGKYLAALALVIIAILPTGIYYYTVYHLGGVEGNIDSGAVIGSYIGLILLGGAYVAIGIFCSSITKNQIIAFTIAVFLSFFAFSGFDSISQLLALQKIDDIIINLGINHHYQAISRGVLDTRDLLYFLSVISIFLVLTKTILGGRKW; this is encoded by the coding sequence ATGCTAACGATATTTATAAAAGAACTTAATTCTTATTTCAGCTCATTGGTAGCTTACATCACTATCGTGATTTTTCTTACCGCAATGGGCTTGTTTTTATGGCTTTTTCCAGATACCAGTATTTTAGAATATGGCTATGCAGGTTTAGATAGCTTATTTAACATAGCTCCGTATTTATTTATGTTTTTAATACCCGCTATTACCATGCGTTCTTTAGCTGAAGAGAAAAAAGAAGGCACTTTTGAGCTATTGGCAACCAAGCCACTTACAGATTGGCAAATTGTATTGGGTAAATACCTAGCAGCTTTAGCTTTGGTAATAATAGCGATACTGCCAACCGGAATTTATTACTACACCGTTTATCATTTAGGGGGCGTTGAAGGAAATATTGATTCTGGGGCTGTCATTGGTTCTTACATCGGGTTGATATTATTAGGTGGGGCTTATGTAGCCATAGGTATTTTTTGTTCCTCAATCACTAAAAACCAAATCATAGCTTTTACTATTGCAGTTTTTTTAAGCTTTTTCGCCTTCAGCGGATTTGATTCCATCAGCCAGCTTTTAGCTCTACAAAAAATAGATGATATCATCATTAATTTAGGTATCAATCATCATTATCAAGCTATCAGTAGAGGGGTTTTAGATACCCGAGATTTATTGTACTTCTTAAGTGTAATTAGCATTTTTTTAGTGCTTACGAAAACTATTTTAGGAGGTAGAAAATGGTAA
- the gldG gene encoding gliding motility-associated ABC transporter substrate-binding protein GldG: protein MVNQKKKDLLHLALVLLAVVLVQVFAQFFFTRIDFTKEKRFTLSATTEEILRNLKEPVKVTVYLEGDFPAGFKRLRSATKDLLGDYKAYAGSNLQFEFIDPAADKNQQEQQAFFEELYNKGIEPTNLSVKQEGGLTQKLIFPAAMVSFNGREIPVKLLQTRIGLNPEEVLNNSIQNLEYAFTSTIKKITAGGKPRVALTEGHGELTDLQLQDAMQALSEGYEVGRVDLKEITWEGLKKIKLLIIPKPNEEFTELEKFKIDQYLMQGGKVFWAIDQVHAELDSMQQGDGEQLAFPKKLNLDDQLFKYGIRVNYDLVGDMNCMQIPLNVGNIAGEGQIQMVPWLFYPIIMPFSSNPIVRNLEGIKTEFINTIDTIAVEGLRQEVLLTTSPFSKKLNTPTLISLNMVEQTPDPKTFQSEPKPVCVLVEGKFTSIFKNRMLPAGIPASAFIPESNFTKMLVFSDGDILRNQISATDGSVFPLGYDRYTQQTFGNKTFLLNLADYLTNDAELIKLRSKEIKLRLLDKAKIIEEKLTWQLVNMLFPIVLIVVFGIFQHIYRKRRYTA from the coding sequence ATGGTAAATCAAAAGAAAAAAGACCTGCTACATTTAGCTCTGGTATTACTTGCCGTTGTTTTGGTACAAGTTTTTGCTCAGTTTTTCTTTACCAGAATAGACTTTACCAAAGAGAAAAGATTCACCCTATCTGCCACCACAGAAGAAATATTACGCAATTTAAAAGAGCCCGTAAAAGTAACAGTTTATTTAGAGGGAGATTTTCCAGCTGGTTTTAAAAGGTTAAGAAGCGCAACAAAAGATTTATTAGGCGATTATAAAGCCTATGCAGGCTCAAACCTTCAATTTGAGTTTATAGACCCCGCTGCTGATAAAAATCAGCAAGAGCAACAAGCATTTTTTGAGGAGCTTTATAATAAAGGGATAGAACCCACAAACCTTAGCGTTAAGCAAGAGGGCGGTTTAACGCAAAAACTCATATTCCCTGCGGCTATGGTAAGTTTCAACGGTAGAGAAATACCTGTTAAACTTTTACAAACCAGAATAGGCTTAAATCCTGAAGAGGTTTTGAATAATTCTATCCAAAATTTAGAATACGCTTTTACATCAACCATAAAAAAAATTACAGCGGGTGGCAAACCTCGTGTAGCTTTAACAGAAGGGCATGGCGAACTTACTGATTTGCAGCTTCAAGACGCTATGCAAGCCTTATCAGAAGGTTATGAAGTAGGTAGGGTAGATTTAAAAGAAATCACTTGGGAAGGTTTAAAAAAGATAAAACTTTTAATTATCCCAAAGCCTAATGAAGAATTTACAGAGTTAGAGAAATTTAAAATAGACCAATACCTGATGCAAGGCGGTAAAGTTTTTTGGGCTATAGACCAAGTACATGCCGAATTAGATAGCATGCAGCAAGGCGATGGCGAGCAGCTAGCATTCCCCAAGAAATTGAATTTGGATGATCAATTATTTAAATACGGCATCCGCGTAAATTATGATTTGGTTGGCGATATGAATTGCATGCAAATTCCGCTAAATGTAGGAAATATAGCAGGAGAGGGTCAAATACAAATGGTTCCTTGGTTGTTTTATCCTATTATAATGCCTTTTTCTAGCAATCCAATAGTTAGGAATTTAGAAGGTATCAAAACCGAGTTCATCAACACCATAGATACCATTGCAGTTGAAGGTCTAAGACAAGAAGTATTATTAACAACATCTCCTTTTAGCAAAAAGTTGAATACGCCTACCTTAATTTCTTTAAACATGGTAGAGCAAACACCAGATCCAAAAACTTTCCAAAGCGAGCCCAAACCTGTTTGTGTTTTAGTTGAGGGTAAGTTTACTTCCATATTTAAAAACAGAATGTTACCAGCAGGTATTCCAGCTTCGGCTTTTATTCCGGAAAGTAATTTTACTAAAATGTTGGTATTCAGTGATGGTGATATACTTAGAAATCAGATAAGCGCTACAGATGGGTCTGTTTTTCCTTTGGGTTATGACCGTTACACCCAACAAACCTTTGGTAATAAAACATTTTTACTCAATTTAGCAGATTATTTAACCAACGATGCCGAGCTTATTAAGCTCCGTAGCAAAGAAATTAAACTTAGATTATTAGATAAAGCAAAAATTATAGAAGAGAAATTAACATGGCAGCTCGTAAATATGCTGTTTCCTATTGTTTTAATTGTAGTTTTTGGAATTTTTCAACATATTTATAGGAAACGCAGGTATACTGCTTAA
- the dnaN gene encoding DNA polymerase III subunit beta, translating into MRFIVSTSTLLKHLQAVSGALSSSAVLPILENFLFEIKEGSLVISATDLQTSMITSLAVESKEGGKIAVPSKILLDTLKTLPEQPVAFSVDDKTFAIEISAGDGKYKLSGENGDDFPKIPSVENAATVNLPTSVLAEAINKTIFAVSNDELRPAMTGVFCQLSPQNITFVATDAHKLVRYRRNDAQAESATSFILPKKALNLLKSSLPAEDVNVAVEYNATSAFFKFANISLICRLIDERYPDYEAVIPQNNPNKLTLDRGLFLNCLKRVVIFANKTTHQVRLKISGSELHISSEDIDFSNEAHERIGCQYDGEDMEIGFNAKFLIEMLNNLSGEEITLEMSTPNRAGLLFPSIKDENEDILMLVMPVMLNNYA; encoded by the coding sequence ATGAGATTCATTGTTTCTACGTCAACGTTATTAAAACATTTACAAGCAGTAAGTGGCGCATTAAGCAGCAGTGCTGTTTTACCCATATTAGAAAACTTTTTATTTGAGATAAAAGAGGGCAGTTTGGTAATATCAGCAACAGATTTACAAACCAGTATGATTACTTCTTTAGCTGTAGAGTCTAAGGAAGGTGGTAAAATTGCAGTGCCATCAAAAATATTATTAGATACCTTAAAAACACTACCCGAGCAGCCAGTTGCTTTCTCTGTAGATGATAAAACGTTCGCTATTGAGATAAGTGCCGGAGACGGTAAGTATAAATTAAGTGGAGAAAACGGCGATGATTTCCCTAAAATCCCTTCGGTAGAAAATGCAGCTACGGTTAATTTACCAACATCTGTTTTAGCAGAAGCTATTAACAAAACCATTTTTGCTGTTAGTAACGATGAATTACGTCCGGCTATGACAGGTGTTTTTTGCCAGTTATCTCCACAAAACATCACTTTTGTGGCTACAGATGCGCATAAATTAGTTAGATATAGAAGAAATGATGCACAAGCAGAAAGTGCAACATCTTTTATCTTACCTAAAAAAGCTTTAAACCTTTTAAAATCATCATTACCAGCAGAAGATGTTAATGTAGCGGTAGAATACAACGCAACTAGTGCTTTCTTCAAATTTGCTAACATCAGCTTAATTTGTAGGTTGATAGATGAGCGTTACCCAGATTACGAAGCTGTAATTCCTCAAAATAACCCTAATAAATTAACTCTAGACAGAGGCTTATTCTTAAACTGTTTAAAAAGGGTAGTTATTTTTGCCAATAAAACTACACATCAGGTAAGATTAAAAATCAGCGGTAGCGAGTTACATATCTCTTCAGAAGATATTGATTTTTCTAACGAGGCTCACGAGCGTATTGGCTGCCAGTACGATGGTGAAGATATGGAAATAGGTTTCAATGCTAAGTTCTTAATAGAAATGTTAAACAACTTATCTGGCGAAGAAATTACTTTAGAAATGTCTACTCCAAACAGAGCAGGTTTGCTTTTCCCAAGTATTAAAGACGAAAACGAAGATATTTTAATGTTGGTTATGCCGGTAATGTTAAACAACTACGCATAA
- a CDS encoding DUF4397 domain-containing protein, with protein sequence MKNRVQIFVILSMLVLGWVSCTDPTEVIPQPTTATRIMLINASPDVGTIDFYLNGEKINASPLAFRDNTTYVNIARSGTFTAEAKLGSRTLFSQTIFLQPGRSHSLFLTGAVADTSLFYVATLDNIDTPALNKAKLRFINLSPNAPAFNVINSDSTVLFNNAAYRTASNFIELDAQTYSLKVLASRDRTLWLNLPTYNFENGRIYTLFVSNLVDTASRTGLRADTIIAQY encoded by the coding sequence ATGAAAAATAGAGTTCAAATTTTTGTAATTTTAAGTATGTTAGTTTTAGGCTGGGTTTCTTGTACAGACCCAACCGAGGTTATACCGCAACCTACTACGGCAACACGTATCATGCTCATTAATGCCTCTCCTGATGTTGGTACTATAGATTTTTACCTTAACGGAGAGAAAATAAATGCTTCTCCTTTGGCTTTCAGAGATAATACCACTTATGTAAACATTGCCCGTAGTGGTACATTTACAGCAGAGGCAAAGCTAGGTTCAAGAACACTTTTTAGTCAGACTATATTTTTGCAGCCCGGCAGAAGTCATTCTTTGTTTTTAACGGGTGCTGTGGCAGATACTTCTTTGTTTTATGTAGCAACCTTAGATAATATTGATACGCCAGCATTAAATAAAGCTAAACTCAGATTCATCAATTTAAGTCCAAATGCTCCGGCTTTTAATGTTATAAATTCTGATAGTACTGTTTTGTTTAACAATGCAGCTTACAGGACAGCTTCAAACTTTATAGAATTGGATGCTCAAACCTATAGTTTAAAGGTTTTAGCATCTAGGGATAGAACATTATGGCTTAATTTGCCAACGTACAATTTCGAAAACGGCCGAATATATACCCTTTTTGTTAGCAATTTAGTTGATACTGCAAGCAGAACAGGCTTAAGAGCCGATACCATTATAGCTCAATATTAA
- a CDS encoding DedA family protein — protein MELIRQLIDFILHIDRHLSEIIRDYQFWTYLILFLIIFAETGFVVTPFLPGDSLLFAAGALIGTGNTGLNIYLLAALLFIAAFAGDSLNYELGKRYGIRAFNGKIPFLKKEYLVKTQNFFAKHGGKTIIYARFVPIVRTFAPFVAGIGEMDYKKFASFNVIGAFLWIVIFLFLGYFFGNLAFIQKNFSLVILAIIILSIMPPVIEVLKSKLKGNKAS, from the coding sequence GTGGAACTTATTAGACAATTAATAGATTTTATACTTCACATAGACCGCCATTTAAGTGAAATCATCAGAGATTATCAGTTTTGGACATACCTCATTCTATTCCTCATCATCTTTGCAGAAACTGGTTTTGTGGTAACTCCTTTTTTACCGGGCGACTCTCTGCTGTTTGCTGCTGGTGCTTTAATAGGTACAGGTAATACAGGTTTAAATATTTATTTGTTAGCCGCACTACTTTTTATTGCGGCTTTTGCAGGCGACTCTCTAAATTACGAATTAGGGAAACGCTACGGCATAAGAGCATTTAACGGTAAAATACCATTTCTTAAAAAAGAGTATTTAGTAAAAACCCAAAACTTCTTTGCAAAACATGGTGGTAAAACCATCATCTACGCAAGATTTGTTCCTATTGTGCGCACATTTGCGCCTTTTGTTGCTGGTATTGGTGAAATGGATTATAAAAAGTTTGCTTCTTTTAATGTTATTGGAGCGTTTTTATGGATAGTGATTTTCCTCTTTCTAGGATACTTCTTTGGTAACTTAGCCTTTATACAAAAGAATTTTAGCTTAGTTATTTTGGCTATCATCATCTTATCTATAATGCCGCCCGTAATAGAGGTGTTAAAGTCGAAATTAAAAGGTAATAAGGCTAGCTAA
- a CDS encoding zinc dependent phospholipase C family protein, which yields MKNTKKLLLILLPAVIILCSWGFFAHKRINRLAVFTLPKDLISFYKSNINHITDHAVDPDKRRYADSLEAPRHYLDADHYGKAPFDSIPKKWNDAVKKYTEDTLKAYGIVPWHIERVYYRLVKAFKDRDSVQILRHSADIGHYIADAHVPLHTTENYNGQLTGQTGIHGFWESRLPELFADRYDYFVGKAKYIDNPLNEAWRIVENTYTMLDSTLLFEKQLSKSFPSDRKYSYSERNNKVIKEYSAEYSEAYHKALNGMVERQMRKSILAVGSFWYSAWVDAGQPDMKNLIRKDQSLEEKQLVEKEEQLYQKGKALGRPEN from the coding sequence ATGAAGAATACTAAAAAACTACTCCTCATACTTTTGCCTGCGGTAATTATACTGTGCTCTTGGGGATTTTTTGCTCATAAAAGAATTAACCGACTGGCGGTTTTTACCTTACCTAAGGATTTAATAAGCTTTTATAAAAGTAATATTAACCACATCACAGACCATGCTGTTGACCCAGATAAGCGTAGGTATGCAGATTCTTTAGAGGCGCCAAGGCATTATTTAGATGCAGATCATTATGGTAAAGCTCCTTTTGATAGCATCCCTAAGAAATGGAACGATGCGGTTAAAAAGTATACAGAAGACACTTTAAAAGCTTATGGTATTGTGCCTTGGCATATAGAACGCGTTTACTATAGGCTGGTAAAAGCTTTTAAAGACCGAGACTCGGTACAAATATTACGTCATTCTGCCGATATTGGGCATTATATTGCTGATGCACATGTGCCTTTACATACTACCGAAAACTATAATGGACAATTAACCGGGCAAACGGGTATCCATGGTTTTTGGGAAAGCAGACTGCCAGAATTATTTGCAGACCGATATGATTATTTTGTTGGTAAAGCGAAATATATTGACAATCCTTTAAATGAAGCATGGCGAATTGTAGAAAACACTTATACCATGTTAGACTCTACCCTTTTATTTGAAAAACAATTGAGTAAAAGCTTCCCTTCTGATAGAAAATACAGCTATAGTGAGCGTAATAATAAAGTTATTAAGGAATATTCTGCAGAATATTCCGAGGCTTACCATAAAGCCTTAAACGGCATGGTAGAACGGCAAATGAGAAAATCTATTTTAGCAGTAGGCAGCTTTTGGTACTCGGCTTGGGTAGATGCTGGACAACCAGATATGAAGAATTTAATCAGAAAAGACCAATCTTTAGAAGAGAAACAATTGGTTGAAAAAGAAGAACAGCTTTACCAAAAAGGGAAAGCTTTGGGGAGACCAGAAAACTAG
- the rpsT gene encoding 30S ribosomal protein S20 translates to MANHKSALKRIRSNAAKRLRNRYQAKTTRTFIKRLRSAVSKDEALALLPKVTSMLDRLAKKNVIHKNKAANNKSRLTKFVNSL, encoded by the coding sequence ATGGCAAATCATAAATCGGCATTAAAAAGAATTAGATCAAACGCAGCTAAGCGTTTACGTAACAGATATCAAGCTAAAACTACTAGAACTTTTATTAAAAGATTACGTAGTGCAGTATCTAAAGATGAAGCTTTAGCATTATTACCTAAAGTAACTTCTATGTTAGATCGTTTAGCTAAAAAGAACGTTATTCACAAAAACAAAGCAGCTAACAACAAGTCAAGATTGACTAAATTTGTTAACTCTTTATAA
- the radC gene encoding RadC family protein, whose product MKSTYEQNLPITTWAEEDRPREKLLAQGRRSLSDAELIAILIGSGSRSESAVDLSKRILNSYQNNLNTLGKLSVQELSKFKGIGEAKAISIIAALELGRRRKEVDTPELKCVFSSSDIFHVLEPYFADLLHEEFWIILLNKRNAIINKILISKGGLAGTVADPKIIFKAALEHNAASIILAHNHPSGNLKPSPADIKLTKKIVEAGRMLDISILDHVIFCDKKYYSFADVGEL is encoded by the coding sequence ATGAAATCAACCTATGAACAAAACTTGCCTATTACCACATGGGCAGAAGAAGACCGTCCGCGAGAAAAATTATTAGCACAAGGCAGAAGATCTTTGTCAGATGCAGAACTTATTGCCATTTTAATAGGTTCGGGCAGCAGATCAGAATCAGCAGTAGATTTAAGTAAAAGAATCTTAAACAGCTATCAAAATAACCTCAATACTTTAGGGAAACTCAGCGTACAAGAACTATCTAAATTTAAAGGTATCGGAGAAGCCAAAGCTATTTCCATTATTGCGGCCTTAGAACTAGGCAGAAGAAGAAAAGAAGTTGATACACCAGAATTGAAATGTGTTTTTAGTTCTTCCGATATATTTCATGTTTTAGAACCATATTTCGCAGATTTATTGCATGAGGAGTTCTGGATTATTTTGCTCAATAAAAGAAATGCCATCATCAATAAAATCTTAATTTCTAAAGGTGGTTTGGCTGGTACTGTAGCAGATCCAAAAATTATATTTAAAGCTGCTTTAGAACATAACGCTGCTAGTATTATCTTGGCTCATAATCATCCTTCAGGAAATCTAAAACCAAGCCCGGCAGATATTAAACTCACCAAAAAAATTGTTGAAGCAGGTAGAATGTTAGATATTTCAATCTTAGACCATGTTATTTTCTGTGATAAGAAATATTACAGCTTTGCTGATGTAGGAGAGTTATAA